The proteins below are encoded in one region of Balaenoptera acutorostrata chromosome 11, mBalAcu1.1, whole genome shotgun sequence:
- the LOC103003103 gene encoding 60S ribosomal protein L11-like, with protein sequence MVQDQGAKENPMRELRICKLCLNICVGESGDRLTGAAKVLEQLTGQTPVFSKARYTVRSFGIRRNEKIAIHCTVCEANAEEILEEGLKVRECELRKNNFSGTGNFGFGIREHINLGIKYDPSIGIYGLNFYVALGRPSFSIADKKCRTGCIGAKHLSSKGEAMCWFQQKYDGIILPGK encoded by the coding sequence ATGGTTCAGGATCAAGGTGCAAAGGAGAACCCCATGCGGGAACTTCGCATCTGCAAGCTCTGCCTCAACATCTGTGTAGGGGAGAGTGGAGACAGACTGACCGGGGCAGCCAAGGTGCTGGAGCAGCTCACAGGCCAGACCCCTGTGTTCTCCAAAGCTAGATACACTGTCAGATCCTTTGGCatcaggagaaatgaaaagatcGCCATCCACTGCACAGTCTGTGAGGCCAACGCAGAAGAAATCCTGGAGGAAGGTCTAAAGGTGCGAGAGTgcgaattaagaaaaaataacttctcAGGTACTGGAAACTTTGGTTTTGGGATCCGAGAACACATCAATCTGGGGATCAAATATGACCCAAGCATTGGCATCTACGGCCTAAACTTCTATGTGGCGCTGGGTAGGCCAAGTTTCAGCATCGCAGACAAGAAGTGCAGGACAGGCTGCATTGGGGCCAAACACCTAAGCAGCAAAGGGGAGGCCATGTGCTGGTTTCAGCAGAAGTATGATGGGATCATCCTTCCTGGCAAATAA